A section of the Malania oleifera isolate guangnan ecotype guangnan chromosome 2, ASM2987363v1, whole genome shotgun sequence genome encodes:
- the LOC131149433 gene encoding ribonuclease 3-like protein 3 isoform X2 yields the protein MHSTVHLPSAMEPKIAEEDALSPLEDFYIREEEDEGGEKARKPLAKLEEVEEILGYEFKEKKLLEEAFTHASFGGKSASYERLEYVGDSVLNLLITREQFSAYPDLPPGALTRLRAANVDTEKLARVAVKLGLHLYLRHKKPLLESQEFTCAILDYPLHSNGLVDAPKVLADIVESTIGAVFIDSNNSVDTVWMVFKDLLEPVISPETLRLHPRSELFEVCQKKGLHVQFVDLWKERTTFEVFIDKQFVGRGSYGLKKEIAQNRAAKVALENMDKILADEKETHENHSATANDVENQFLQKDSHPGSCSTLGDIEEQVVVEECAVKEYGIFGDHGFRIGVDQKFLF from the exons ATGCACAGTACGGTTCATCTTCCTTCCGCCATGGAACCAAAAATCGCAGAAGAAGATGCTCTTTCGCCATTGGAGGATTTCTACATcagagaagaagaagacgaaggaGGGGAGAAGGCGAGGAAGCCATTGGCGAAATTGGAAGAGGTGGAGGAGATATTAGGGTACGAATTCAAGGAGAAGAAATTGTTGGAAGAAGCATTCACGCACGCGTCGTTTGGGGGGAAGTCGGCGTCGTACGAGCGGCTGGAATACGTAGGAGATTCGGTGCTGAACCTTCTGATAACAAGAGAGCAGTTCAGCGCGTACCCGGATCTGCCGCCGGGCGCCCTCACGCGCCTCCGCGCAGCCAATGTCGACACCGAGAAGCTCGCCCGCGTCGCCGTCAAACTCGGCCTCCATCTTTACTTGAGACACAAGAAACCCCTCCTTGAGAGTCAA GAATTTACATGTGCGATTTTGGATTATCCATTACACTCCAATGGGCTAGTGGATGCACCCAAAGTCTTGGCCGACATCGTTGAATCGACTATAGGAGCTGTATTTATTGACAGCAACAATTCCGTTGACACTGTCTGGATG GTGTTCAAGGATCTATTGGAGCCTGTGATTAGTCCAGAAACGCTGAGATTGCATCCGAGATCAGAGCTGTTTGAGGTGTGCCAGAAGAAGGGGTTGCATGTGCAGTTTGTAGATCTATGGAAGGAACGCACAACATTTGAAGTTTTCATAGACAAGCAGTTTGTGGGCAGAGGATCCTATGGTCTCAAGAAGGAAATTGCACAAAATAGGGCAGCCAAGGTTGCACTTGAAAACATGGACAAGATTCTTGCGGATGAAAAGGAAACCCATGAGAATCACAGTGCTACAGCGAATGATGTTGAGAACCAATTTCTTCAAAAGGACTCTCACCCTGGCTCTTGCTCTACGTTGGGTGACATTGAAGAGCAAGTTGTTGTTGAGGAATGCGCTGTCAAAGAGTATGGGATTTTTGGTGATCATGGTTTTAGAATTGGTGTAGACCAGAAATTTTTGTTTTGA
- the LOC131149433 gene encoding ribonuclease 3-like protein 3 isoform X1: MHSTVHLPSAMEPKIAEEDALSPLEDFYIREEEDEGGEKARKPLAKLEEVEEILGYEFKEKKLLEEAFTHASFGGKSASYERLEYVGDSVLNLLITREQFSAYPDLPPGALTRLRAANVDTEKLARVAVKLGLHLYLRHKKPLLESQIQEFTCAILDYPLHSNGLVDAPKVLADIVESTIGAVFIDSNNSVDTVWMVFKDLLEPVISPETLRLHPRSELFEVCQKKGLHVQFVDLWKERTTFEVFIDKQFVGRGSYGLKKEIAQNRAAKVALENMDKILADEKETHENHSATANDVENQFLQKDSHPGSCSTLGDIEEQVVVEECAVKEYGIFGDHGFRIGVDQKFLF, translated from the exons ATGCACAGTACGGTTCATCTTCCTTCCGCCATGGAACCAAAAATCGCAGAAGAAGATGCTCTTTCGCCATTGGAGGATTTCTACATcagagaagaagaagacgaaggaGGGGAGAAGGCGAGGAAGCCATTGGCGAAATTGGAAGAGGTGGAGGAGATATTAGGGTACGAATTCAAGGAGAAGAAATTGTTGGAAGAAGCATTCACGCACGCGTCGTTTGGGGGGAAGTCGGCGTCGTACGAGCGGCTGGAATACGTAGGAGATTCGGTGCTGAACCTTCTGATAACAAGAGAGCAGTTCAGCGCGTACCCGGATCTGCCGCCGGGCGCCCTCACGCGCCTCCGCGCAGCCAATGTCGACACCGAGAAGCTCGCCCGCGTCGCCGTCAAACTCGGCCTCCATCTTTACTTGAGACACAAGAAACCCCTCCTTGAGAGTCAA aTTCAGGAATTTACATGTGCGATTTTGGATTATCCATTACACTCCAATGGGCTAGTGGATGCACCCAAAGTCTTGGCCGACATCGTTGAATCGACTATAGGAGCTGTATTTATTGACAGCAACAATTCCGTTGACACTGTCTGGATG GTGTTCAAGGATCTATTGGAGCCTGTGATTAGTCCAGAAACGCTGAGATTGCATCCGAGATCAGAGCTGTTTGAGGTGTGCCAGAAGAAGGGGTTGCATGTGCAGTTTGTAGATCTATGGAAGGAACGCACAACATTTGAAGTTTTCATAGACAAGCAGTTTGTGGGCAGAGGATCCTATGGTCTCAAGAAGGAAATTGCACAAAATAGGGCAGCCAAGGTTGCACTTGAAAACATGGACAAGATTCTTGCGGATGAAAAGGAAACCCATGAGAATCACAGTGCTACAGCGAATGATGTTGAGAACCAATTTCTTCAAAAGGACTCTCACCCTGGCTCTTGCTCTACGTTGGGTGACATTGAAGAGCAAGTTGTTGTTGAGGAATGCGCTGTCAAAGAGTATGGGATTTTTGGTGATCATGGTTTTAGAATTGGTGTAGACCAGAAATTTTTGTTTTGA